The Nicotiana tabacum cultivar K326 chromosome 1, ASM71507v2, whole genome shotgun sequence genome segment ACTTCCTACCATCTGTGGATTTTCCCCTACTCTTGATTCTGCCTCTCCTCTTATCTTGACTTCTTTCTTGTTGTTTCCCTCTTTCTGTAATAAGGGCATGCGACTCACCATGATCGATGTCCTTTCTTCTGGCTTCTTCATTAAATAAGGCATCTTTAACCATAGGCATGGTCAGATTTCCACTAGGAGCTGAATTACTGAGAGAGACTACCAGCGTCTCCCAGCTATCAGGAAGAGAACTAAGAAGTAGTAGGGCTTGCATCTCATCCCCGAGCGGCATGTCAACAGACGATAATTGATTTATCAAGCTCTGAAACTCACTGGTATGCCCGACAACTGAAGTTCCGTGCTTTAACTTCAAATTTACCAAACGCCTCATTAACAAGGCTTTGTTCCTAGCGGTCTTGGCTTGATACATCCCTTCTAACTTCACCCAGAGGGCATACGCGTCTGTCTCTTGTGCAACATGATGAAAAACGCTATCGTCAATCCATTGTCGAATTTGACTGATAGTTTTTCTGTTTAATTTCTTCCACTCTGCTTCTTTGGTGGAATCGGGGTTCTTACCCTTTGCTTCTATGGGATCAAACAAATCTTTACAACTGAGGAGATCTTCCATCCGAGGTCTCCACAATGTGTAATTTGTGGCAGTAAGCTTCATCATAGCTCCAGATGATGATGACTCTTCCATTATATCTTTAAAATGGCTTGGTCAAAATTTTTGGAGCAGAATCTCACCAAACGGACCTCACCAACGCGTCCGGAATGGTGAAAATTGGTAGGATTGACTCTTCTTGGGTCAAAATAGGGcctccagaaaattttcaaaatttacaCCAAACTTATTTAAGAGTCTTTAACAAGGCGTTACTCGGAAAGTAGCAATGAAGATTTGGGGTAGAGGAGGATGCACTTTGGAGGGGGATGATCACACAGAAGTGTGTGTGGAGGACTAAAATTGTTTCACTGCCCTACGGTTGCGGGCATTTGAGGAATATTTTAAATGGGTGGGAAGAGTTTGTAGGGAACATTTCATTCGGAGAGTGTGATGGAAGTAGGTTCAGTTTTTGGGAACTTAGTAAAAGCTATTCTTAACCTTCTCCAATAGTTTTTCTCTAGTACAAATCCCAAATTTAAGATCTCTATTTGTCCTTGTTTCTTCTGTTCAGGGCCACTTTCTTGGTGCCAAGTCAATGTAATTAATGATTGAGTAATAATCATGCAACAACAATTAGTAGTTTCTTTTTTGTTCCTCTTTCGGGTCAATGGTGTTGATTATGAGAAAAATAATGTTTCTATTGGAAAACTGTTTCCGCAGTTACAGAGAAGAACATCAGTGATGTGgaggaaaagaaaggaaaaagaagtatACATGCCATTAAGAACATCAGTAACCTGCCATGAAGAGGTGAAGGTGGGCACTGCACCATTGTTAAGAGCATCCAGGAAGGACTGAGTTATACGAGCAAAGAGCGGTCCTGTCATAATAGTCCCTCCAACTTGCTTTGGTCTTGTCCTCTCAAAAACAAATCTTTTCAAAGCATCAAAACCAGCTTTAAACTCTGGCCTCAGGTTTTCCAACTACATGTGAAAATCGATACTACAATTAGAATAATTAAAGGGAGAATCACAATTAGATAATGATAGTAGAGAATGGAACATATGAAAGAATATTAACTGGAACCCGATCTAGCCGTTGAAGCGCATTTTCATTGCTCAAAGGACGCACAAGGCTGAAGCATTCTCTATCAGGGAAAAGAGCACGAATGGATTCCCTAATCTGCAGTTAGAAGTTCCAAGTCCGGGAACCAGTTTTTAAAACAAGGATggttatattaggaattgaataattACAACACCTAGTAAAGCAAAAGAAACATTCATGTAAAGTGGATACCTCATTTGTAGCATCAACACCTCTCCCACCACCTTGAACCGGCCTCAAAGCAAGTTCAAGGTAGTCCCGCGGAGTTATTTTGCGGTTGTCCTCAACCAAGTCCAAATAAAAATCCTTTTTgcaaagagaaaaaatatatgtTAACAGTTTCACAAGCAAGCACAGAAGTAAATCCAAATAAACAAACTCTGAAAATACCCTAACCAACCAAACGAAGATTGGGGAGAACTGTCCAAGCTCCGAAGCGCTGGCCATTTCAGTGACAAGAGAAAGGCGGTCAATTGCAGCTTCATCAATATCACCCATCTAAATTAATAGATCAAAGAGATTATGAGGACACCTAAAAGACAGACAAACTgtagcaacaaggaaattcaCTGACTATTGAGGGGAGAGCGGTAAACAGTCTAACAAGAATGCCATATCAAAGGAAACAAATGATATCCAAGTTTGAATGCTCCTAACCTGGTTATATACAAGCATACTTGAAAGAAGGACCGCCAAGGACAATATTTGTATGCTATATGTTTCCTGTCAAACAGCAAACAAAACAGAAACTTACAAAAGGCAAAAGAGAGTCAGTAGCCATATAGCATGTGCCAGGAGAGTAAC includes the following:
- the LOC142164708 gene encoding uncharacterized protein LOC142164708, which encodes MAIPTLKSSAGDSRQQSSSSPSPPLSSLPSSVNIAAGPERAVRFVYCDEEGKFQIDHEALAIHQLVKEPVGIVSVCGRARQVNLSSSVRRLSLVHFINRLQSTHESKLLHICDIVVLETQFSYVINKLLGRSSGFQLSPTHRPCTKGIWLWSAPLRRTALDGTEYNLLLLDTEGINAYDQIETYSIQILSLAVLLSSMLVYNQMGDIDEAAIDRLSLVTEMASASELGQFSPIFVWLVRDFYLDLVEDNRKITPRDYLELALRPVQGGGRGVDATNEIRESIRALFPDRECFSLVRPLSNENALQRLDRLENLRPEFKAGFDALKRFVFERTRPKQVGGTIMTGPLFARITQSFLDALNNGAVPTFTSSWQVTDVLNGMYTSFSFLFLHITDVLLCNCGNSFPIETLFFS